In the genome of Aequorivita sp. H23M31, the window ATATCGAAGCCCAATATGCATTTCAATAGAGTTGTACTTTACTGTAATCAAGGTGGTATCTCTCATGGTAGGGAAGTCCTCATTAATCAATCTTTGTTTTTCACCATTGTAGGTGCGATAAGTGGGTTCAACAAAAAGTCCCCATTTACCGTTGTTGAATGGAAGAATATATTCAACTTCCAATCCAATTCTTAGACTGGTATTTTTATCGAAATCAATTTGTTCTTCTCCTGATCTCTTGACAAAAGCAGATCCAAATGTGAGGCCGGGGCGAAGGGTCAAATTAAATCCATATTGGAAATCATTTTTCTCATAAACGATGGATTGTGTGTTATTGCAGGTATTGTATTCTTCGAATCGCTTTATCAGGCTTGATTTTTTATACTCCAACTTTTCAAAATCTATGTTCTTTAAATTGGAACATACAAAATCGGTGGCAAGTTGTTGTTTGTAACGGTTGTTCTCTCCCATTTTATTGCCTTTCGTTAGATAACGCTTATAAATTAAGGGTTGAATTTCACCGTTGTTTATTTTATAGAAAAATCGATTATCCCCATTTTTTATGGTGTAATAGAGGGAAGCACTACCTTCAACCAATACTTTTAAGAATAGTGTTTCTTCTTTAAGAACGGGATTTCTATCGTGGGTCAAAAAATTAACTTTATTGCTAGTTTGTTCCATTGAAACACTAGCGGCAATATATTTAAAATTGTCACTCGATCCGAATTCAGATATACTTGAAACATTGCCTGTTTTTACTTCGCCATTTTCATCTAGTTTATAGTTAAATGAACTTGGGGATCCTTTCCAATCCTCATTTTTTATAAAACATTGGAGTTTTTTACCATTGGTCTGTATAACATAACCCGGTTCGAATTGGGTCTGGGAAAGGAGATTAAAAGTTGAGAATAAAATAGTAAAGAGGAGGAGATAAAATTTCATGAAATTTGATGCTTTTAAATAATTGAGATTTGCAAAATACCCATTATTTATATACACTCATTCTAATTCCGAATTATTTTCTCCGGTATTTTTTAATAGTTTTTGGTCCAAATTTTTATTTGTGATGGCTCCAAGTTTGCGAAGTCTCTCAACTCTTCTTACCAGATTTCCTTTCCCTTCAAGCTTTATCAAGGCATTATCGAAAGATCCTTGAACAGTGGTTAATTGCCTTTTTATTTTATTTAATTCTTCCACCAAGCCTACAAACGAGTCATATAATCTACCGGCTTCAGTAGCAATTTCTAGGGTATTTCTCTTCTGGTTATCGTTTTCCCATAGATTCTCTACCAAGCGCAATGCTGCCAGCAGAGTAGATGGGGTTACTATCATTACTTTTCTTTTGAAAGCTTCCTGATATAGATTTTTATGATGTGCTACGGCAATTGCAAAAGCGGGTTCAATAGGAACAAACATAAAAATGGTATCTGGACTTTCATTAATAGCGTGGTAATACTTTTTCTCACTTAGGGTGATAATGTGTTTTTTTATTGAATCTATATGCTTTTTTAAATACAACTTTTTTAGGTTTTCATCCTCTTCTGAAACATACCTTTCAAAATCCGTAAGTGAAACCTTGCTGTCGATTATCATCTTTTTTCCATCGGGTAAATGAATGATTACGTCGGTTTGTAACCTTCCTCCATCTGGATTTTCATGGCTGTCTTGAATGGTGTATTCGCGACCTTTTTCTAAGCCGGATTCTTCCAATACACGCGAGAGAATCATTTCACCCCAATTGCCCTGAATTTTGGAATCTCCCTTTAAAGCCTTGGTTAGATTATCCGCTTCCTGGCTTATCTTAATATTCTGTTCATTCAAAAACTGAAGCTGCTTT includes:
- the rmuC gene encoding DNA recombination protein RmuC; this translates as MNEIFLFLLLTAIGLLFGAFLGNFFARLKFKSETSKLEERLENLKDREEKLNESFGSLKITNEDLREQREKLNIQLSRQSAEYEGLYTELEKEKERFKSFEKDFEAKFSVLADKILVDKTSKFTESNKENIENILRPLNLKIKEFEEKVGKNNIDFVRTHAELGKQLQFLNEQNIKISQEADNLTKALKGDSKIQGNWGEMILSRVLEESGLEKGREYTIQDSHENPDGGRLQTDVIIHLPDGKKMIIDSKVSLTDFERYVSEEDENLKKLYLKKHIDSIKKHIITLSEKKYYHAINESPDTIFMFVPIEPAFAIAVAHHKNLYQEAFKRKVMIVTPSTLLAALRLVENLWENDNQKRNTLEIATEAGRLYDSFVGLVEELNKIKRQLTTVQGSFDNALIKLEGKGNLVRRVERLRKLGAITNKNLDQKLLKNTGENNSELE